A part of Flavobacteriaceae bacterium GSB9 genomic DNA contains:
- a CDS encoding DUF4242 domain-containing protein — protein MPIYLDRHEMPNGVTAEHVAEMHQADLKIEHEFNCRGLTYWCDEKRQTAFCLIEAPNKKAIKELHENAHGDVPLRIIEVDENIVESFLGRIEDPEKSQNTELNIINDPAFRVLMAVELSYYFSEIEDLQFNLFAQKLHKNIAETIKKFNGRVVKKDHNNYLISFHSVTDAVLCASNTMNSSNFCKPDSGVVQLNIGLSCGVPVTQKENIFEDTIALSTRMCNFVKEPLVISNDVKLLYESENQNASIDNKLVKTLKPSEEKFLTQFVDFLETTWDNPNLKVNDFGKSLGLSKSQLYRKLTNLSGKSPNNFLKEYRLHKALDLFRNQKGNISEIAFEAGFNSAAYFSKCFLSKYGILPSTYIQQHLA, from the coding sequence ATGCCAATTTATTTAGACCGTCATGAAATGCCAAATGGCGTTACAGCAGAACATGTTGCTGAAATGCACCAAGCCGATTTAAAAATTGAACATGAATTTAATTGTAGAGGCCTTACTTATTGGTGCGATGAAAAGCGTCAAACAGCTTTCTGTCTTATCGAAGCTCCAAATAAAAAAGCTATTAAAGAACTCCATGAAAATGCACATGGAGATGTCCCTTTGCGAATAATTGAAGTGGACGAAAATATTGTAGAATCCTTTTTGGGGAGAATTGAAGACCCCGAAAAATCTCAAAACACGGAACTAAATATTATAAACGACCCTGCTTTTAGGGTGCTTATGGCTGTTGAACTAAGCTATTACTTCAGTGAAATTGAAGACCTCCAATTCAATTTATTTGCCCAAAAGCTTCACAAAAATATAGCTGAAACAATAAAAAAATTTAACGGAAGGGTTGTAAAAAAAGACCATAACAATTACTTAATTTCATTTCATTCTGTTACAGATGCCGTTTTATGTGCATCAAATACTATGAATAGTTCTAATTTCTGTAAACCCGATTCTGGTGTTGTTCAACTTAACATTGGCTTAAGTTGTGGTGTTCCCGTAACTCAAAAAGAAAATATTTTTGAAGACACTATAGCATTAAGTACCAGAATGTGCAACTTTGTAAAAGAACCCCTCGTTATTTCTAATGATGTAAAACTTTTGTACGAAAGTGAAAATCAAAATGCATCAATTGACAATAAACTCGTTAAAACGCTTAAACCAAGCGAAGAAAAATTCTTAACACAGTTCGTTGATTTTTTAGAAACCACATGGGACAATCCTAACTTAAAAGTCAACGACTTTGGCAAGTCTTTAGGTTTAAGCAAATCTCAACTCTACAGAAAACTAACCAACCTCAGTGGAAAATCACCCAATAATTTTTTAAAAGAATATAGGTTACATAAAGCTTTAGATCTGTTTCGAAATCAAAAAGGAAATATATCAGAAATAGCTTTTGAAGCTGGTTTTAACAGTGCCGCTTATTTCTCAAAATGTTTTTTAAGCAAGTACGGCATTCTTCCTTCAACATATATTCAACAGCATTTAGCTTAA
- a CDS encoding mannose-1-phosphate guanylyltransferase — MKNNYYAILMAGGVGSRFWPVSTQEFPKQFHDMLGTGDTLIQKTFHRLADLIPKENIYILTNERYNDLVLEQLPEVAQKQVVLEPAMRNTAPCILYASLKIQKENPDAVMIVAPSDHWIEDEKTFSSNVKQAFEFCSKNDALMTLGIQPTFPNTGYGYIEFDKSSSEAIKPVNQFREKPDYETAKKFIEQGNFLWNAGIFMWSVKSVVDAFKKNQPSLFAYFEAGISVYNTNEEAAFIEENYPKAENVSVDYAIMEKSNNVFVIAADFDWNDLGTWGSLYDKLDKDGNNNAVVNARTLAEDASGNMISTRKNKIVVVDGIQDYIIVDKDEVLLIFPKSKEQDIKKTLQQVKDKFGEQYG; from the coding sequence ATGAAAAACAATTATTACGCCATATTAATGGCAGGAGGAGTAGGATCTAGATTTTGGCCAGTTAGTACACAGGAATTCCCTAAGCAATTTCATGATATGTTGGGGACAGGAGATACATTAATACAGAAAACATTCCATCGCTTGGCCGATTTAATACCTAAAGAAAACATTTATATTTTAACCAACGAACGCTACAACGATTTGGTACTAGAGCAATTACCAGAAGTTGCCCAAAAGCAAGTAGTTTTAGAGCCCGCCATGCGTAACACGGCACCATGTATTTTGTATGCCTCGTTGAAAATACAAAAAGAAAATCCAGACGCGGTAATGATTGTTGCGCCTAGCGACCATTGGATCGAGGACGAAAAAACCTTTTCCAGTAATGTAAAACAGGCTTTTGAATTCTGTTCAAAAAATGATGCCTTAATGACTTTGGGCATTCAGCCAACATTTCCAAACACAGGCTATGGTTACATTGAATTCGATAAATCTTCGTCTGAAGCGATAAAACCTGTAAACCAATTCAGGGAAAAACCAGACTATGAAACAGCAAAAAAGTTCATTGAGCAAGGAAATTTTTTATGGAATGCAGGGATATTTATGTGGAGTGTGAAAAGTGTTGTTGATGCGTTTAAGAAAAACCAACCCAGTCTTTTTGCGTATTTTGAAGCAGGGATTTCAGTATATAACACCAATGAAGAAGCAGCCTTTATAGAAGAGAATTATCCGAAAGCTGAAAACGTATCGGTAGATTATGCCATTATGGAAAAATCGAATAACGTATTTGTTATCGCCGCAGATTTCGATTGGAACGATCTAGGTACATGGGGCAGTCTTTACGATAAATTGGATAAAGATGGGAACAATAACGCTGTTGTAAATGCACGAACATTAGCCGAAGATGCTAGCGGAAATATGATTAGTACCCGCAAAAATAAAATAGTGGTTGTTGATGGCATTCAAGATTATATTATCGTTGATAAAGACGAAGTTTTACTTATCTTTCCTAAATCAAAAGAACAAGATATAAAGAAAACCCTCCAGCAGGTTAAAGACAAGTTTGGAGAGCAATATGGCTAA
- a CDS encoding T9SS type B sorting domain-containing protein yields the protein MKNILALLFLFFSFGLSAQITLTHNVGNTPIETGMPSCERDESWARVFKLSEFGISTSEQFIVKSGQVALSKAYGGASIGFGVFSIDSDFPESTPRYLGGGGLATLPVVSGAPQIFQVDFNHPIVVPAEVERILVVVNKRDDSYNSNSAEVVIAGTELDNAESWYLGCRKYYNYVTTENLNNPVPNANFFINVTGETYDNKSLGASTTLTHNVCDQPIWVNQYGCSGGAINFSRRFVLDDFGISNNEEFVINNGQVAFSAVGDWDVRIQFNIYKIDANFPNSFSESDLIGSSQELRLPPSSDRLNPKIFNLEFDSPIVVPKDVEYLLVEVNHLWSTGYSAAFIAGTEYDNDVSWIKSNTPGCTPHGYYESRDISYYINVTGNVNHVTNNFEMNISNICSEFLKEFSVEKKDDVASVIWDFGDPASGADNTSTDLSPFHDFSADGTYTITAMVTGNDGSVEELTETFDVKEPPNANSIDDIYACEDDFSTGFSSAFDVSAVKQEILGGQTNKLVKFVDGSGNEYDDLPNPFTNTVKDRETITVRVAHNDNPCCYSETTFDLLVRPLPNLISVEDLVLCDSQTNGYAYFDLQKVKDGILENNSGINIEFYHENGQKIQEPLNAVENKIVNEEVIRVRVINISTTCFSESIFKLKVNPLPEANTLTELIGCDENNDGISEYFDTTNIEDEVLGNQTNMIVSYYDSNGNMLGGPLPNPFTNSIPNQEIITVRVTNPLTSCYAETPLTLTAAAQPKINKPSNLYACDEGGGYGTFNTAAIESEIIGNQTGLNVLYFDSAGNSLTDTFLSFENTEAWFQTIYVRVENQQNNLCYSETNFDLVVNKLPKVSIEETYFLCNLEPYLYTNIDLGFDTYSWQYEDGQVLSNTNEVDLVDAGHYKLTVGKNKNGIYCENNFEFQLIRSVLPAIDKVNYKELSDDNYIEIFASGDGDFEYSINGVDYQDSNLFTRLAGGIYTAYARDKFGCGEDSIEVVVIDYPKFFTPNGDGINDYWQIRGVSAYPNAEIFIYDRYGKLLKQVLARNKGWDGTFKGQNMGATDYWFTVKLNESQKFNGHFSLKR from the coding sequence ATGAAGAATATTCTTGCGTTACTATTTCTGTTTTTTAGTTTTGGTTTATCGGCTCAAATTACCTTAACTCATAATGTGGGTAATACGCCTATTGAAACAGGGATGCCTTCTTGTGAAAGAGACGAATCATGGGCACGTGTGTTTAAATTATCGGAATTTGGTATATCTACATCTGAACAATTTATCGTAAAATCAGGGCAAGTTGCTCTAAGTAAAGCATACGGAGGTGCATCCATTGGGTTTGGAGTTTTTAGTATTGATTCAGATTTTCCTGAATCTACGCCTCGTTATTTGGGTGGAGGTGGATTAGCAACTTTACCTGTTGTAAGTGGGGCTCCTCAAATTTTTCAAGTAGACTTCAATCATCCAATCGTAGTACCAGCAGAAGTTGAAAGAATATTGGTAGTGGTAAACAAAAGAGACGATTCTTATAACTCCAATTCCGCTGAGGTAGTTATTGCGGGTACTGAACTGGATAATGCGGAATCGTGGTATTTGGGTTGTAGGAAGTATTATAATTATGTAACGACCGAAAACCTTAATAATCCGGTACCCAATGCAAATTTTTTCATAAATGTTACAGGCGAGACATATGATAATAAAAGCTTAGGAGCATCTACAACTTTAACCCATAATGTTTGCGACCAGCCTATTTGGGTAAACCAATATGGATGTTCAGGAGGGGCTATTAATTTTTCTAGAAGATTTGTTTTGGATGATTTTGGAATCTCGAATAATGAAGAGTTTGTAATAAATAATGGGCAAGTTGCCTTTTCTGCTGTAGGAGATTGGGATGTTAGGATCCAATTCAATATTTATAAAATAGATGCAAATTTTCCAAATTCTTTTTCAGAGTCAGATTTAATAGGCAGTAGTCAAGAATTAAGACTCCCACCTTCCAGTGATAGACTTAATCCTAAAATTTTTAATTTAGAATTTGATTCACCAATCGTTGTACCTAAGGATGTGGAATACTTACTTGTTGAAGTAAACCATTTGTGGAGCACAGGGTATTCAGCAGCTTTTATTGCTGGTACCGAGTATGATAATGATGTTTCTTGGATTAAATCTAACACACCAGGATGTACTCCACATGGATATTATGAATCAAGAGACATTAGCTATTACATCAACGTAACAGGAAACGTAAATCATGTGACCAACAACTTCGAAATGAACATTTCAAATATTTGTTCAGAATTTTTAAAGGAATTCAGTGTAGAAAAGAAAGATGATGTAGCTTCTGTTATATGGGATTTTGGCGACCCCGCATCGGGGGCTGATAATACGTCAACAGATTTATCTCCATTTCACGATTTTTCGGCAGACGGGACTTATACCATCACGGCAATGGTTACGGGAAATGACGGTTCAGTTGAGGAACTAACAGAAACTTTTGATGTAAAAGAACCACCAAATGCCAATAGTATAGACGATATTTATGCTTGTGAAGATGATTTTTCTACTGGTTTTTCATCCGCTTTTGATGTTTCTGCAGTTAAACAGGAAATTTTAGGTGGGCAAACCAATAAGTTGGTCAAGTTTGTTGATGGGTCAGGTAATGAATATGATGATCTGCCAAACCCGTTTACCAATACGGTTAAAGATAGAGAAACGATAACGGTTCGTGTAGCCCATAACGACAATCCGTGCTGCTATTCAGAAACCACCTTCGATTTATTGGTAAGGCCGCTACCAAATTTAATTTCGGTTGAAGATTTAGTTTTGTGTGATAGCCAGACCAATGGCTATGCTTATTTCGATTTACAAAAGGTTAAGGATGGTATTTTAGAAAACAACTCCGGAATCAATATTGAATTTTACCATGAAAATGGCCAAAAAATACAAGAACCTTTAAATGCTGTTGAAAATAAGATTGTAAATGAAGAGGTGATACGTGTTCGCGTAATAAACATAAGTACAACTTGCTTTAGCGAGAGTATATTTAAATTAAAGGTAAACCCTTTGCCTGAAGCAAATACTTTAACCGAGCTGATTGGTTGCGACGAGAATAATGATGGTATTTCAGAATATTTCGATACAACTAACATTGAAGATGAGGTTTTGGGTAATCAAACAAATATGATAGTATCTTACTATGATTCCAATGGAAATATGTTAGGTGGCCCGTTGCCAAATCCGTTTACTAATTCAATACCAAACCAAGAAATTATTACTGTTAGAGTAACAAATCCTTTAACATCTTGTTATGCAGAAACGCCTTTGACCCTAACTGCTGCAGCACAGCCCAAAATAAATAAACCATCAAATTTGTACGCCTGTGATGAAGGCGGTGGGTATGGCACTTTTAATACCGCTGCAATTGAAAGTGAAATTATAGGAAACCAAACTGGTTTGAATGTGTTATATTTCGATTCGGCAGGTAATTCATTGACTGATACTTTTTTGTCGTTCGAGAATACAGAGGCATGGTTTCAAACTATTTATGTTCGCGTTGAAAACCAACAAAATAATTTATGCTATTCTGAAACCAATTTCGATTTGGTAGTGAATAAATTACCAAAGGTTAGTATTGAAGAAACCTATTTTTTATGCAATCTAGAGCCTTATTTGTATACAAATATAGACTTAGGATTTGATACGTATTCGTGGCAATATGAAGATGGGCAAGTGCTTTCAAATACTAATGAAGTAGATTTGGTTGATGCGGGACATTATAAATTGACTGTAGGGAAAAACAAAAATGGAATATATTGTGAAAATAATTTTGAATTTCAATTGATACGTTCCGTTCTTCCAGCAATTGATAAGGTCAATTACAAGGAGCTTTCAGACGATAACTATATAGAAATTTTTGCCTCTGGTGATGGTGATTTTGAATATTCGATTAATGGTGTCGATTATCAAGATAGTAATTTGTTTACTAGGCTTGCAGGAGGCATTTACACAGCTTATGCACGCGATAAGTTTGGATGTGGGGAAGATTCCATAGAAGTGGTGGTTATTGATTACCCCAAATTCTTTACCCCGAATGGAGACGGCATAAACGATTATTGGCAAATTCGAGGGGTTTCTGCTTATCCCAATGCTGAAATATTTATTTATGATAGGTATGGTAAACTTTTAAAGCAAGTTTTAGCGCGTAATAAAGGTTGGGATGGAACGTTTAAAGGGCAAAATATGGGTGCGACAGATTATTGGTTTACGGTAAAGCTCAACGAGAGTCAAAAGTTCAATGGACATTTTAGTTTAAAGCGCTAG
- a CDS encoding ImmA/IrrE family metallo-endopeptidase — translation MQETLQNYIPPKAMLKVLDLLEHDNLLVKIKKERKTRHGDYVRFPNGKHQITINSNLNPYRFLITLVHEIAHFEAYNTYGRFIKPHGIEWKRTFQHLMLPFLNPEVFPHNLLPLLAKHFKNPKASSDTDAALALALKQFDEPNDKKFVFEVAFGQHFKLYNGRIFKMGKKRVKRFECVEVKTGKLYLFNPNAEVELLN, via the coding sequence ATGCAAGAAACGCTTCAAAACTATATTCCGCCTAAGGCCATGTTGAAAGTTTTAGACTTATTGGAACATGATAACCTTTTGGTTAAAATAAAAAAGGAGCGAAAAACACGTCATGGAGATTATGTGCGATTTCCGAATGGGAAACATCAAATTACGATAAACTCAAACCTAAATCCGTATCGTTTTTTAATCACTTTAGTGCATGAAATAGCACATTTTGAAGCTTACAACACCTACGGAAGATTTATAAAACCGCATGGTATAGAGTGGAAACGAACCTTTCAGCATTTAATGCTACCATTTCTAAATCCTGAAGTTTTTCCGCACAATTTATTACCTTTATTAGCGAAGCATTTTAAAAACCCTAAAGCTTCGAGCGATACAGATGCGGCATTGGCGCTAGCTTTAAAACAGTTTGACGAACCAAATGATAAAAAATTTGTTTTCGAAGTGGCATTTGGGCAACACTTTAAGCTGTATAACGGGCGGATTTTTAAAATGGGTAAAAAGCGTGTAAAGCGTTTTGAGTGCGTTGAGGTGAAAACAGGAAAATTGTATTTGTTCAATCCCAATGCCGAAGTAGAATTATTAAATTAA
- a CDS encoding group 1 truncated hemoglobin, with protein MKTLFERLGGNSGISSIVEDTVNEHMKNPHVNARFLPFLERPEHLSIIKQHTVDFFAAGSGGPNQYTGKDMVTAHTGMNISPEEYMHVVDDIFIALDKNNIDEDSKKEVLSILWSLKDMIIGK; from the coding sequence ATGAAAACACTATTTGAACGCCTTGGAGGTAATAGCGGTATATCTTCAATCGTCGAAGACACCGTTAACGAACACATGAAAAACCCACATGTTAATGCTCGGTTTTTACCATTTTTAGAACGGCCAGAACACTTATCTATTATTAAACAACATACCGTTGATTTTTTCGCGGCTGGTAGTGGCGGACCAAACCAATATACGGGCAAAGATATGGTAACAGCGCATACTGGAATGAACATTAGTCCAGAAGAATACATGCATGTCGTTGATGACATTTTTATAGCACTAGATAAAAACAATATTGATGAAGACTCAAAAAAAGAAGTGCTATCAATTTTATGGTCATTAAAAGACATGATCATCGGTAAATAA
- a CDS encoding SDR family oxidoreductase has translation MSNNIIITGTSRGIGFELVKLFAKAGHQVLALSRNEKPVRDLKLKNVSCFSFDLSEVEAYKAVEDFVNENWKQVDVLINNAGMLVNKPFSEITMQDFEAVYKTNVYGVAELTRVVLPFMSKDSHVVTVSSMGGVQGSVKFPGLAAYSSSKAAVITLTELLAEEYKESGISFNVLALGAVQTEMLEEAFPGYKAPTTALEMAEYIFGFSLTGQKYYNGKLLQVSNSTP, from the coding sequence ATGAGTAATAACATTATCATAACAGGAACAAGCAGAGGCATAGGGTTTGAATTGGTAAAACTTTTTGCAAAGGCAGGACATCAAGTATTGGCGCTTTCGCGGAATGAAAAACCAGTTAGAGATTTAAAACTAAAAAATGTATCATGCTTTTCTTTTGATTTGAGTGAAGTTGAAGCCTATAAAGCGGTTGAAGATTTTGTGAATGAGAATTGGAAGCAAGTTGACGTATTAATCAACAACGCAGGGATGCTGGTCAACAAGCCCTTTTCTGAAATCACTATGCAGGATTTTGAAGCGGTTTACAAAACCAATGTTTACGGTGTTGCCGAACTCACCCGAGTGGTATTGCCATTTATGAGCAAAGACAGCCATGTAGTTACAGTTAGTTCGATGGGTGGCGTACAGGGTAGCGTGAAATTTCCGGGGTTAGCTGCATACAGTTCCAGTAAAGCGGCCGTAATTACGCTAACCGAGTTACTGGCTGAGGAGTATAAAGAATCGGGGATTTCGTTTAATGTTTTGGCATTGGGAGCAGTGCAAACAGAAATGTTAGAAGAAGCCTTTCCGGGTTACAAAGCGCCCACTACCGCCTTGGAAATGGCAGAATATATATTTGGGTTTTCTTTAACGGGACAAAAATATTACAACGGAAAGTTGTTACAGGTTTCTAATTCTACGCCATAA
- a CDS encoding FAD-binding oxidoreductase, whose translation MKTLVEDLKPELLEALASKLRGQIISSNDKNYNATRKVYNGMIDKHPGLFVMCVDVADVIAAVNFGRENNLLIAVRGGGHNGGGLGLCDGGLVIDLSGIKFVRVDTSDNTVRVGGGNLWGEVDHATHAFGLAVPAGIISTTGVGGLTLGGGVGHLSRKFGLTIDNLLEADMVLADGSFVTVNAKQNTDLFWAIRGGGGNFGIVTSFKFQAHPLKTVIGGPTLWPIERTEEIMEWYHAFIHNAPEELNGFIATMVIPGPPFPDFLHGNQYCGIVWCYTGSQDDFDELIKPALDLEPVFSHVGEMPYPAIQTLFDGLMPPGLHWYWRADFFNELGPEIRAEHLNFGSKIPTPLSQMHLYPITGAASRVGPEETPWAYRDAKYAGVIVGVSPDASDDAKITNWCKNYWEALHPYSSGGAYSNFMMEEGQERVQASYKHNYQQLTKIKAKYDPDNLFRVNQNIKPNN comes from the coding sequence ATGAAAACATTAGTAGAAGACTTAAAACCAGAGTTGTTAGAGGCTTTAGCCTCAAAGCTAAGAGGCCAAATTATCAGTTCAAATGACAAAAACTATAACGCTACAAGAAAAGTCTACAATGGGATGATAGATAAACACCCTGGCTTATTCGTTATGTGTGTAGATGTTGCCGATGTTATTGCGGCTGTAAACTTTGGTAGAGAAAACAACCTGTTGATAGCCGTAAGGGGCGGCGGCCATAATGGCGGTGGTTTAGGTTTATGCGACGGAGGCTTAGTAATAGATTTATCTGGAATTAAGTTTGTACGTGTAGACACATCAGACAATACCGTTAGAGTGGGCGGTGGTAATCTTTGGGGCGAAGTTGACCATGCCACTCATGCGTTTGGTTTAGCGGTGCCCGCAGGAATTATTTCCACTACCGGAGTTGGTGGCTTAACACTAGGTGGTGGTGTTGGCCATTTATCACGAAAATTCGGTTTAACAATTGATAACCTGCTGGAAGCCGATATGGTTTTGGCGGATGGCTCATTTGTTACGGTTAATGCAAAACAAAACACCGATTTGTTTTGGGCTATTCGGGGTGGAGGCGGAAATTTTGGGATTGTAACATCGTTTAAATTTCAGGCACACCCTTTAAAAACGGTAATTGGCGGGCCAACCTTATGGCCAATTGAAAGAACCGAAGAAATCATGGAATGGTACCATGCATTTATTCACAATGCACCAGAGGAATTAAATGGTTTTATTGCTACAATGGTTATTCCTGGGCCTCCTTTTCCAGATTTTTTGCATGGCAACCAATACTGTGGCATTGTTTGGTGCTATACGGGCAGTCAGGATGATTTTGACGAACTCATAAAACCTGCATTAGATTTGGAACCTGTTTTTAGCCATGTTGGCGAAATGCCATATCCAGCCATTCAAACTTTATTTGATGGGCTAATGCCTCCTGGGCTACATTGGTACTGGAGAGCTGATTTTTTTAATGAACTTGGCCCAGAGATAAGGGCCGAACACTTAAATTTTGGATCAAAAATCCCTACACCACTTTCTCAAATGCACCTATATCCCATAACTGGTGCAGCAAGCCGTGTGGGGCCGGAAGAAACGCCATGGGCATATCGTGATGCTAAGTATGCCGGAGTTATTGTTGGAGTTTCACCCGACGCTTCAGACGATGCAAAGATTACTAATTGGTGTAAAAATTATTGGGAAGCACTCCATCCTTATTCCTCAGGAGGAGCCTATTCTAATTTTATGATGGAAGAGGGACAAGAACGCGTTCAAGCTAGCTATAAACATAACTACCAGCAATTAACAAAAATAAAAGCAAAATATGATCCTGATAATTTATTTAGGGTTAATCAAAACATAAAACCCAATAATTAA
- a CDS encoding M28 family peptidase, whose protein sequence is MNKFLVLIGCLLLLACGSQKKTANVIGKTPEVIIPKMPETDMKSALEYLASDALKGRQTGTIGIEAAAKFIEYIFQKHNVQPYFKTYRDSFKVKKLNGYNVVGYLEGSDPELKNEFVVLGAHYDHIGVAKEVDGDKIANGANDDASGTVAVLEWAKYFSKTKNNKRSLLFTLYDAEEMGLKGSEHLADKLKNNGLNLYTMINFEMVGVPRAAGEAMAYITGFKMSNMAEKLNEYAQNKIVGFLPQAKQYNLFKRSDNYPFYNAFKIPAQAISTFDFTNFDYYHHVDDEVDKMDFKHMQDFINQMIPALEGMINAPTQEIQLNNE, encoded by the coding sequence ATGAATAAATTTTTGGTTTTAATAGGCTGTTTGCTCCTCTTGGCCTGCGGTTCACAAAAGAAAACGGCTAACGTGATTGGTAAAACACCTGAAGTTATCATTCCCAAAATGCCTGAAACCGATATGAAATCGGCCTTGGAATATTTAGCTTCCGATGCCTTAAAAGGCAGACAAACAGGAACTATTGGAATTGAGGCTGCAGCAAAATTTATAGAATATATTTTCCAAAAGCATAACGTACAACCCTATTTTAAAACCTACCGAGATAGTTTTAAGGTAAAAAAACTTAATGGTTATAATGTAGTGGGTTATTTGGAGGGTAGCGACCCCGAACTTAAAAACGAGTTTGTTGTTTTGGGTGCCCATTACGACCATATTGGTGTCGCTAAAGAAGTTGATGGCGATAAAATTGCCAATGGCGCTAACGATGATGCTTCTGGAACTGTAGCTGTTTTGGAGTGGGCCAAATATTTCTCAAAAACCAAAAATAACAAACGGAGTCTTTTGTTTACCCTGTATGATGCTGAAGAAATGGGGTTAAAAGGATCAGAACATTTGGCAGATAAACTTAAAAATAATGGACTAAACCTCTATACCATGATTAATTTCGAAATGGTAGGTGTGCCAAGGGCAGCAGGTGAAGCCATGGCTTATATCACGGGGTTTAAAATGTCGAATATGGCTGAAAAACTTAACGAATATGCGCAAAATAAAATTGTTGGGTTTTTGCCTCAAGCCAAGCAGTATAATTTGTTTAAACGCTCGGACAATTATCCGTTTTATAATGCATTTAAAATTCCGGCCCAAGCTATTTCAACTTTCGATTTTACAAATTTTGACTATTATCACCACGTAGATGATGAGGTCGATAAAATGGATTTTAAACATATGCAGGATTTTATAAATCAAATGATTCCGGCATTGGAGGGTATGATAAATGCACCAACCCAAGAAATACAATTGAACAATGAGTAA
- a CDS encoding DUF1801 domain-containing protein: protein MALQCGLTEESKWGMPYYTFNNKNVLMVSAFKHYCAISFFKGALLNDTKNILEKPGENSQAVRLIKFTSSERIKKLKNDIKNAFEALTPGRQRGYILYFSAPKQSKTRVSRIEKCCGKILNDEGLHDKYKGWKR from the coding sequence TTGGCTCTACAATGTGGCTTAACCGAAGAAAGTAAATGGGGCATGCCCTATTACACTTTTAACAATAAAAATGTTTTGATGGTTAGCGCCTTTAAACACTATTGTGCCATTAGTTTTTTTAAAGGAGCTTTACTCAACGACACCAAGAACATTTTGGAAAAACCCGGAGAAAACTCACAAGCAGTCCGTTTGATTAAATTCACCTCCTCTGAAAGAATAAAAAAACTTAAAAACGACATAAAAAATGCATTTGAAGCCCTAACCCCAGGGCGACAACGTGGCTACATTCTTTACTTTTCGGCTCCCAAACAATCTAAAACCCGTGTGTCTAGAATTGAAAAGTGCTGTGGCAAAATTTTAAATGACGAAGGGCTACATGATAAATATAAAGGATGGAAAAGGTGA